The Petrotoga sp. 9PW.55.5.1 genome contains a region encoding:
- a CDS encoding Lon protease family protein, with the protein MKLSLDDFSIKIPEISVENTSEVNIASYEDYTLQKEACEILQFALESIVDSNNVFIVGPSRSGRRSMTKKIVERIALNQKVPQDLIYVFNFKEEKKPKLLELPAGEAKNFKTELLSIINSSIQVLNKTMSTEEFQQRLSSLEKEYNEQREKIWSDLRKQAQSLGFVLEASEKGIVSVPIYNGKKISTKEFEELQEEIKEHFKKNSEKLRELIEKAMAKITEMDKEYWEEVKNLRRYWASFSLAKLFEPIEKKYLKYSDVFEYLQALKEDMASHLSQLTSDNQNLITFLKEKRYNVNILVDNSYLQGAPVIEEDNPTYSNLVGRIEYYSQMGFLQTDFTMIKSGSFHKANGGYLIMDAEKVLRKPYAWEVIKRILSEKEVKIENVQTAEGLSSVESLEPEPLTLKVKVILIGEEWVYDIIRAYDSEFEKLFPIKSQFDYEAELNEENINKFLAFLNNTVNENDLSHFTKDAIEEVIRYSCRINGNNKRFSLKLGELKNLLIDSNNISRKNGNSPYITSNDIKEAIKFKEKMYSFHMKKIFNAIKEKKIDIRTEGYEVGQINGLTVLDTGDFSFGHPVKITAKSYRSSSEKIINIHRDIDLSGKIYKKSSLIIENYFKHKFSNYIQSGFGVSLNFEQVYSIIEGDSATLAETLTLMSSIANIPLKQNIAITGSMNQNGEVLPVGGVIEKIEGFYKTCKDSNFTGEQGVIIPSKNIDNLVLKEEINKDISNGEFHIWAINHIDEAIEIMTDYKAGTSDKNGEFEKDTFYYYVSDNLKKLSKEGKKDQEDKD; encoded by the coding sequence ATGAAATTATCTTTAGATGACTTTTCAATCAAAATTCCAGAAATATCAGTTGAAAACACTTCAGAGGTTAATATAGCTTCATATGAAGATTATACCCTGCAAAAAGAGGCGTGTGAGATTTTACAGTTTGCCTTGGAAAGTATTGTAGATTCGAATAATGTTTTTATAGTTGGCCCTTCTCGAAGTGGTCGAAGAAGCATGACAAAAAAGATAGTTGAAAGAATAGCTTTGAATCAAAAAGTTCCACAAGATCTAATTTATGTTTTTAATTTTAAAGAAGAAAAGAAGCCAAAGCTTTTGGAATTACCTGCGGGTGAAGCCAAAAATTTTAAAACTGAGCTTTTATCAATTATTAATTCATCTATCCAAGTACTTAATAAAACCATGAGTACAGAAGAATTTCAACAACGATTAAGTTCTTTAGAGAAAGAATATAACGAGCAAAGGGAAAAGATATGGTCTGATTTAAGAAAACAGGCTCAAAGTCTTGGGTTTGTGCTGGAAGCTTCAGAAAAAGGTATAGTAAGTGTTCCGATATATAATGGTAAGAAAATCAGTACAAAAGAGTTTGAAGAGTTACAAGAAGAAATAAAAGAGCATTTTAAGAAGAACTCTGAAAAATTGAGAGAATTAATAGAAAAAGCAATGGCAAAAATAACTGAGATGGACAAAGAATATTGGGAAGAGGTTAAGAATTTACGGAGATATTGGGCTTCTTTTAGTTTAGCAAAACTTTTTGAACCAATAGAAAAAAAATATCTGAAATATTCAGACGTTTTTGAGTATTTGCAAGCACTTAAAGAAGACATGGCTTCGCATCTTTCTCAATTAACTTCTGATAATCAAAATTTGATCACTTTTCTTAAAGAGAAAAGATACAACGTCAATATTTTAGTAGATAATTCATATCTTCAAGGGGCTCCTGTAATAGAGGAAGATAACCCAACTTACTCTAATCTCGTTGGAAGAATAGAGTATTACTCACAGATGGGTTTTCTTCAAACAGATTTCACTATGATAAAATCTGGTTCATTTCACAAGGCAAATGGCGGTTATTTAATAATGGACGCTGAGAAAGTACTTAGAAAACCATATGCTTGGGAAGTTATCAAACGTATATTATCTGAAAAAGAAGTTAAGATTGAAAATGTACAAACTGCAGAAGGTTTGTCTAGTGTAGAAAGCTTAGAACCAGAGCCATTGACTTTAAAGGTCAAAGTTATTTTGATTGGTGAAGAATGGGTATATGATATTATTAGGGCATATGACAGTGAATTTGAAAAGTTATTTCCAATAAAATCGCAATTTGATTATGAAGCTGAATTAAATGAAGAGAATATCAACAAATTTTTGGCTTTTCTGAATAATACGGTAAATGAGAATGATCTATCTCATTTTACAAAAGACGCTATAGAAGAAGTGATTAGATATAGTTGTAGAATTAACGGGAATAATAAAAGATTTTCTTTAAAGTTGGGAGAATTGAAGAATTTACTAATCGATTCTAATAATATTTCTAGGAAAAATGGCAATAGCCCTTATATAACTTCTAATGATATCAAAGAAGCAATAAAGTTTAAAGAAAAAATGTACTCATTTCATATGAAAAAAATATTCAACGCCATAAAAGAAAAGAAGATTGATATTAGAACAGAAGGGTATGAGGTTGGTCAAATTAATGGTTTGACTGTTCTAGATACGGGTGATTTTTCTTTTGGGCATCCAGTAAAAATTACAGCAAAAAGTTACCGATCTTCTTCAGAAAAAATAATCAATATTCATAGAGATATAGATTTGAGTGGTAAAATATATAAAAAATCTTCTTTAATTATAGAAAATTATTTTAAACACAAATTCTCAAACTATATACAATCAGGGTTTGGTGTTTCTTTAAATTTTGAACAAGTTTACTCTATAATTGAAGGGGATAGTGCAACTTTAGCAGAAACTCTAACACTAATGTCTTCTATAGCTAACATTCCATTAAAACAAAATATAGCTATAACTGGTTCTATGAATCAAAATGGGGAAGTTTTGCCAGTTGGAGGAGTTATAGAAAAGATTGAAGGATTTTATAAAACTTGTAAAGATTCGAACTTTACAGGCGAGCAAGGGGTAATCATTCCAAGTAAAAATATTGATAATCTTGTTTTGAAAGAAGAAATAAATAAAGACATATCTAATGGGGAATTTCATATTTGGGCAATAAATCATATTGACGAAGCAATAGAAATAATGACAGATTACAAAGCCGGAACGTCTGATAAAAATGGTGAGTTTGAAAAAGATACTTTTTATTATTATGTTAGTGATAATCTAAAGAAATTATCAAAAGAAGGAAAAAAGGATCAGGAAGATAAGGATTAA